TGCCCAGCGCCGATCGCTACGGCGTGCGGCTGCTCGCCGAAGTCGGCGTGGACGTGGGCAATGGCTTCACGGCGGCGGCGCGCGGCGGCTATCAAGCGCGTGACGCCGCCAGCGGCGGTCCCGCCTTTGGCGGCACCTTGAGCTACGCCTTCTGAGGAGCCATGCGTCTCCAAGACGCACGCTCCTGCGCTCTACGCCGCGTCAGCGCTGCAGGGCGGGCGCGCCGAGGAGCTTGTCGGCGCGCTCCCGCGCGCCGCGGACGCCGAACAGCGTGGCGCGATCTGGGGGCAGCACCGGGCCGAGCCCGACCGACGCGAGCACGGCGCAGAGCAGCAAGCTGGCCGCTTCCTTGGCCACATCGCTGAGGGACGCGGGCGCGTCCACGACCCACACACTCGGGCAGCGCTCCGCGAGCGCCGCCATCCCCGCGGCCTTGCCCTGCAGTTCTGCGGCGCGCGCGAGAACCAGGTCGTCTGCCTGACTCGCACGCGTTCGCACCGTCAGCACATCATCCACGCCCAAACCGTCGTGCCGCAGGCGCAGCGTGACGACGCTGGTGTCGCCACGCCGCTGCGCGTCCAACCCGGTCTCTGACGTCACCTCGAGACTCGCGCGAAAATGGCTGCGCGCGCTGTTCACCAGCTCCGCCAAGGGCAGAGCCGCGGGCGGACGCTGCGCGAAGACCCAATACTGTCGCACCTCGCCCATCTAGCTTCAGTGCGCCCGACGCGCAACGCAGGCGGGACGGGCTGCGTGGGAGGCGACGGCAACGTCGCCGCGCGTCGAGACCCAACCTACAGACGCCAGCCCAACCGGCATCCTTGCATCTACCACCACGACTCCAAGAACGCAGAGATTCGCCAGGGATTGGTTGGAGCATCGGTGACGTGCACACAACCCACTCCCCTGGCGCCCCTTGGCGCTCGTTGCGGCCCTGGCGGTTGTGAAAGCAATCAGGTTGGAAGATGCTTGCACCTCGCACCTCCTCCAGCGCCGCGCTGGAAGATGACGGACGAAAGGGCGGAAAGGCGTGCGATGATGGGACGCGTGACGCACGAGTCCTTTGCGCCCTCGGGCGTGGTGAGCTTCCTGACGGACTTCGGCTTGCGTGATCCCTACGTGGGGCAGATGCACGCCGTCGCGCTGGCGTGCGATCCGGGGCTCAGGCTCGTCGATCTGTGTCATCACGCGCCACCCCAAGACGTCGGCGTCGCGAGCTTCTGGCTCGAGCGCTGCTTGCGCTTCTTTGCGCCCGGCGTGGTGCACGTGGTGGTGGTGGATCCCGGTGTAGGCAGCGAGCGGCGTGCGATCCTGGCGCAGGCGCGCGGCCAGGTTTTCGTCGCGCCCGACAACGGCGTGCTGTCCCGCGTGATCGATGGGCAGAGCGCGTGTTGGGAGATCGACGCCGGGCGCCTCGGCATCGACGTGGCGTCGCGCACCTTTCACGGTCGCGATCTGTTCACGCCCGTCGCGGCACGCATCGCGGCGGGCCTGCTGCGCCCCGATGCGGTGGGGCCGAGCGTCGCGCCAATGGCAGCAGCGAGCCACGTGGCTGCGCCCACACGCGACGGCGACGACGTCGTCGGCCGCGTGCTGTTCGTGGATCACTTCGGCAACCTGGTGACGAACTTGGAGAGCGCACAGATCGCGCAGGCGCAGAGCGTGCGAGTCGGCAACACGACCATTTCGATTCGCGGCACCTACGCCGACGCGGCCGAGGGCGAGCTGGTGGCGTTGGTGAGCTCGATGGGCACGCTCGAGATCGCGGTGCGAAACGGCAGCGCTGCGGCACGTCTCGGCGTGGGCGCGGGCGACGAAGTACGCGCGACGCTCCTGGATGCGGGCGACGAAGTGCGCGCGAAACGGGACTGAAGCCACGACGCAGGGGACCATCGCGACCTCGCCGAGCGCTCGCCGCGTCTTCGAGCTAGCGGTACCGCGCGGGAACAGCCGCGGCGGGCCGCGCGTTCGAGCCAGAGCGCGGCCACGGAATTCCCGCAGATTTGCGCAAAGATCAGGGTGGGTGCGTGGGTCCACACGATCGCGCTAAAACCGACGAGCCCATGACGACCCAGCGATTGCTCCCCCTTTTGCCGCTGACCCTCGGTCTGACCCTCGGCTGCGGCGCGGCTCAGGCCCAACCCGCGAAGGCTCCGGCGGCGAAGTCCACGGCGAAGCCCTCGGCCAATCCCGCCAAGAATCTGCAAGACGGAGAAACCGCGCTACGCGAGAGTCGCTACGCCGACGCGGAGAAACTGCTGCAAGCCGCCGCACGCGGCAAGCAACGCGGCCGCGCGTTGACCTTGTTGGCCGAGGTGCAGCTGCAGACCGGCCGCTATGAGGACGCGCACAAGACGGTGATGTCGGTCATGGGCGTGAAGGACGCCAAGGCCGACGCGGCGGTGATCGGGGGCGAAGCCCTGCGGCGCCAAGGCAAGCTCGACGAAGCGGCGGCACTGCTGCAGCGTGTGACTTCGGAGCCCGAGGCGCGGCGCGCGCGCCTGCTCTTGGGTGAAGTTTTGCTCGAGAAGGGCGACGAGTCGGGCGCCAACACGCAGTTGATGACCTTGGTGGAGGACTACAACTCCGACAACATCAAAGAAACGGACGGTCCGGGCTTGGCCATGGTGGGGCGCGCCGCAGCGCTTCTGCGCAGCCCGCGCGACGCGAATGACGCTTTCAATCAGTCCGAGCGTGCCGAGAAGTTCAACGTGCAGACTCTGCTCTGGCGCGCGGAGCTGTTCTTGGACAAGTACGACCCCGGTCACGCCGAGGAAGTGACCAAAGAAGTGTTGGAGAAGGCGCCCAATCACCCCGACGCCCTGGTGTGGATGGCCCACGTGAAGCTGGCGCAAGCGCTGGATTTCGACGAGGCCGAACGCTTGGCGAAGAAGGCCTTGGCGATCAATCCGCGCCTGGCCCAGGCCCACTTCGTGCTCGCGGGCATTGCCCTGCGTGACATGGAGCTCGGCGCCGCCGAGAAACACGTCAGCGACGGCCTGCAGCACAACGCGCGCGATCTGGATCTGCTCAGCATGCGCGCGGCCGCCAAGTTCCTGGCAGATGACAGCGCGGGTTTCGATCGCACCATCGGCGAAGTGTTGAAGCTGAACCCGAAGTACTCTCGCGCCTACCAGATCGTCGGC
This genomic stretch from Polyangiaceae bacterium harbors:
- a CDS encoding SAM-dependent chlorinase/fluorinase is translated as MTHESFAPSGVVSFLTDFGLRDPYVGQMHAVALACDPGLRLVDLCHHAPPQDVGVASFWLERCLRFFAPGVVHVVVVDPGVGSERRAILAQARGQVFVAPDNGVLSRVIDGQSACWEIDAGRLGIDVASRTFHGRDLFTPVAARIAAGLLRPDAVGPSVAPMAAASHVAAPTRDGDDVVGRVLFVDHFGNLVTNLESAQIAQAQSVRVGNTTISIRGTYADAAEGELVALVSSMGTLEIAVRNGSAAARLGVGAGDEVRATLLDAGDEVRAKRD